One region of Marivirga arenosa genomic DNA includes:
- the mnmA gene encoding tRNA 2-thiouridine(34) synthase MnmA, translated as MSKKGRVLVAMSGGIDSSLAAVLLHEQGYEVIGMTMKTWDYASSGSSKKETGCCSLDSINDARNLAVNLGFPHYILDIREEFGDYVIDHFTDEYLAGRTPNPCVLCNTHIKWDSLLRRADKLGCDYIATGHYAKVREENGRYVISRGKDLNKDQSYALWGVSQESLSRTILPLGDLTKPEIRKMAEDRGFYELVNKSESYEICFVPDNDYRGFLKRRVDGLEEEVKGGEFVLEDGTVVGTHEGYPFYTVGQRKGLGIALGYPVYVTEIQKDKNRVVLGTFDELSRDGMYVKNLVMSKYASLDDRVDTVTKVRYNDGGTPAVIEQVGDTMKVFFGKGVPAIAPGQAAVFYEGDDVIGGGWIHSSFNQQKIKNEALSNSI; from the coding sequence ATGAGTAAAAAAGGAAGAGTATTAGTAGCCATGAGCGGAGGAATTGACAGCTCATTGGCAGCCGTGTTACTACACGAGCAAGGTTATGAAGTTATTGGAATGACCATGAAAACCTGGGATTATGCATCCTCAGGAAGTTCAAAAAAAGAGACTGGATGTTGTAGTCTAGATTCTATCAATGATGCCCGAAATTTAGCAGTAAATTTGGGTTTTCCTCATTACATCTTAGATATCCGAGAAGAATTTGGAGATTATGTAATCGATCACTTTACGGATGAATACCTAGCTGGAAGAACTCCAAACCCTTGTGTATTATGTAATACGCACATTAAATGGGATTCCTTATTAAGAAGAGCGGATAAATTAGGATGTGATTATATAGCAACCGGACATTATGCTAAAGTGAGAGAAGAAAATGGTCGATATGTTATTTCAAGAGGTAAAGACTTGAATAAGGATCAGTCTTATGCACTCTGGGGTGTATCTCAAGAAAGTTTAAGCAGAACGATTTTACCTTTAGGTGATTTAACAAAGCCTGAAATTCGTAAAATGGCAGAAGATAGAGGGTTCTATGAATTAGTGAATAAATCAGAATCTTACGAAATCTGCTTTGTACCGGATAATGATTATAGAGGCTTTTTGAAAAGAAGAGTAGATGGCCTGGAAGAAGAGGTGAAAGGTGGGGAATTCGTATTAGAGGATGGAACCGTAGTAGGTACGCATGAAGGATACCCTTTCTACACAGTGGGTCAAAGAAAAGGTTTAGGTATAGCGCTTGGCTATCCCGTTTATGTTACAGAAATACAAAAGGATAAGAACAGAGTGGTTCTAGGTACTTTTGATGAATTGTCTCGTGATGGTATGTATGTTAAAAATCTTGTGATGAGCAAATATGCATCATTAGATGATAGGGTAGATACGGTCACTAAAGTTAGATATAATGATGGTGGGACTCCCGCTGTAATAGAGCAAGTAGGAGATACTATGAAAGTGTTCTTTGGCAAAGGTGTTCCGGCTATTGCGCCTGGTCAGGCTGCAGTATTCTATGAAGGAGATGATGTGATTGGTGGTGGTTGGATTCATTCTTCTTTCAATCAACAAAAAATAAAAAATGAGGCTTTATCTAATTCTATTTAG
- a CDS encoding glycosyltransferase family 4 protein, which yields MKKILRITTVPISLNILLTGQLKYMREQGYEVITASADGPEVQEVCDREGVKHYKINFTRILSPLQDLRALIQLIRLIRDEKPDIVHTHTPKAGLLGMLAARICSVKCRMHTVAGMPLMEASGLTRRILRVTEKVTYFCAQKVYPNSYRLKEYMETAFPSYQSKFKIIGEGSSNGINTDYFSTHEVSEGLIKKVQNDYKIPLNSTVFVFVGRLVEDKGIHDLVKAFKNIEANSYLILVGAFEDEREAVNPEIKSEIENNCRIIHVGFQKDIRPFLAASDIFVFPSYREGFPNVVLQAASMGLPSIVSDINGSNEIITHGENGLIVPVKSANELESAMVELLTDLSKRKALAAKARHSIMNKYDQQKVWKAILNEYQ from the coding sequence ATGAAAAAAATCCTACGCATTACCACAGTGCCTATCTCCTTAAATATTCTTCTGACAGGACAACTAAAATATATGCGGGAGCAAGGTTATGAGGTAATTACAGCTAGTGCTGATGGTCCGGAGGTTCAAGAAGTATGCGATAGAGAAGGTGTAAAACATTATAAAATTAATTTTACTAGAATTTTAAGTCCGCTCCAGGATCTTAGAGCGCTTATACAACTTATACGATTAATTCGAGATGAGAAGCCAGATATTGTGCATACCCATACACCAAAGGCAGGCTTGCTAGGGATGTTAGCAGCTAGAATTTGTAGTGTTAAATGTAGAATGCATACGGTAGCTGGGATGCCTTTAATGGAAGCCTCAGGTCTAACTCGCAGGATCCTTAGGGTGACAGAAAAAGTCACTTATTTCTGTGCTCAAAAAGTTTATCCTAATTCATATAGACTGAAAGAATATATGGAAACTGCATTTCCTTCCTATCAATCTAAATTTAAAATTATAGGTGAGGGGAGTTCAAATGGAATCAATACAGATTATTTTTCGACCCATGAAGTATCGGAGGGCCTGATTAAAAAGGTTCAAAATGATTATAAGATTCCGTTGAATTCTACGGTTTTTGTTTTTGTGGGACGATTGGTTGAGGATAAAGGAATTCATGACTTAGTTAAAGCCTTTAAAAATATAGAAGCTAATTCTTATCTTATTTTAGTTGGAGCCTTTGAGGATGAGCGCGAGGCTGTGAATCCAGAAATCAAAAGTGAGATAGAAAATAACTGTAGAATTATACATGTAGGATTTCAAAAAGATATCAGGCCTTTCCTTGCTGCCTCAGATATTTTTGTTTTCCCTTCTTATCGCGAGGGATTTCCTAACGTTGTATTGCAAGCTGCATCTATGGGACTTCCTTCTATAGTTTCAGATATCAATGGAAGCAATGAGATCATCACTCATGGTGAAAATGGATTAATTGTTCCTGTAAAAAGTGCTAATGAGCTTGAATCTGCAATGGTGGAGCTACTTACTGATTTATCTAAAAGAAAAGCGTTAGCTGCTAAAGCCAGGCATTCCATTATGAATAAATACGATCAACAGAAAGTTTGGAAAGCAATTTTGAATGAATATCAGTAG
- a CDS encoding peroxiredoxin-like family protein produces the protein MRLTKTALAPLFNEKDIYDRQINLEEYKGKKLLIAFFRHAGCPFCNLRVHALTKVHEELKAKGLEMIFFFESKESVLLRSTFHKEVSPIPLISDPEKEIYAKYGLEESKSASAKSHIKSFVQTAIKAKIAGVPMNMPTEGESLNTIPAEFLVDESLRLKKLHYSKGLTDRLEIDLIRKFAADSSIFDQELETA, from the coding sequence ATGAGATTAACAAAAACAGCATTAGCGCCTCTTTTTAATGAAAAAGATATATATGATCGACAAATTAACTTAGAAGAATATAAAGGTAAAAAACTACTCATCGCGTTCTTTAGACATGCCGGTTGTCCATTCTGTAATCTAAGAGTTCACGCATTAACGAAGGTTCATGAAGAATTGAAAGCAAAAGGCTTAGAAATGATTTTCTTTTTTGAATCAAAAGAAAGTGTTTTATTAAGAAGTACATTTCACAAGGAAGTATCTCCAATTCCTTTAATATCTGATCCTGAAAAGGAAATTTATGCCAAATATGGATTAGAAGAATCTAAATCTGCCTCAGCCAAAAGTCATATAAAAAGCTTTGTGCAAACTGCAATCAAAGCCAAAATAGCAGGTGTACCTATGAATATGCCAACAGAGGGTGAGTCGCTAAATACCATTCCAGCTGAGTTTTTGGTAGATGAAAGCTTAAGATTAAAAAAATTACATTATTCAAAAGGATTAACCGATAGATTGGAAATAGATTTAATTAGAAAATTTGCTGCTGACAGTAGTATTTTTGATCAAGAATTAGAAACCGCATAA
- a CDS encoding 5-oxoprolinase subunit C family protein yields MDPKLTLTFLKPGLQTTIQDKGRLGYQYLGIPIGGALDQKSAKMANFLVSNDKNEPVFEITLTGPEILFDSDALIAITGANFEVYSDGVLIDNNKAHYLTSGSIISFGKLKAGSRAYLAVAGKWNVQKWKNSASPLLQSPEATADSFIKKGSKISIDSHYLNKTESWDKNKTPPVLSTKIRVRVKPGPDFENISRMTIAEFFSQGHIISSDSNRMGYRLESKLAKAEERDELISSGIIPGTIQLTQSGQAIILLNDAQTTGGYPRIANIEEDDLDSVAQLKPGDEIWFSLV; encoded by the coding sequence ATGGATCCTAAGCTTACACTCACATTTCTCAAACCTGGTTTACAAACCACTATTCAAGATAAAGGAAGATTAGGCTACCAATATCTGGGCATTCCAATTGGGGGTGCATTGGATCAAAAATCTGCTAAAATGGCTAACTTTTTAGTAAGTAATGATAAAAATGAACCTGTATTTGAAATTACATTAACTGGACCTGAAATACTTTTTGATTCTGATGCTTTAATTGCCATAACCGGAGCAAATTTTGAAGTCTATTCAGATGGAGTACTAATTGATAATAATAAAGCACATTATTTAACTAGCGGATCCATTATTAGCTTCGGAAAGCTGAAAGCAGGGAGTAGAGCCTACTTAGCTGTAGCAGGAAAATGGAACGTACAAAAGTGGAAAAACAGTGCCAGCCCATTATTGCAATCGCCCGAGGCAACAGCAGACAGTTTTATAAAGAAGGGATCTAAAATATCAATTGATTCTCATTATTTAAACAAAACAGAAAGCTGGGATAAAAACAAAACACCACCCGTTCTATCGACCAAAATAAGAGTAAGAGTTAAGCCAGGCCCAGATTTTGAAAATATATCAAGAATGACCATTGCTGAATTCTTTAGTCAAGGACATATCATTTCTTCTGATTCAAACAGAATGGGGTATCGTTTAGAAAGTAAACTTGCTAAGGCTGAAGAAAGAGATGAATTAATATCTTCTGGAATAATCCCTGGAACTATTCAATTAACACAAAGTGGTCAGGCCATAATTTTACTTAACGATGCCCAAACCACTGGTGGTTATCCCAGAATTGCCAATATCGAAGAGGATGATTTAGATTCGGTAGCGCAACTAAAACCAGGAGATGAAATCTGGTTTAGCTTGGTATAG
- a CDS encoding Nramp family divalent metal transporter gives MFKKLKQLGPGMIVAAAFIGPGTVTTASLAGAGYGYTLLWAMLFSIFATIILQEMTARLGTQAKMGLGEAIRKKSVNKVFRYLSFALVISAIVVGNAAYESGNLAGAIMGFGKVPEFLGINSLLLLIGITAFILLLIGKYKYIERFLVVLVSIMGIVFICAAILLEPSISAIIKGLFVPLIPENATLMVVGLVGTTVVPYNLFLHASASKTKFKDTDSLNMSRLDTVISVTLGGIITMAIMITAAIAFEGNQNEFKGINSLGTQLQPILGDWSISFIAFGFLAAGFSSSITAPLAAAYATSEILDWKGGLQNIKFKLTWALVLLSGIIVASWGFETTALILFAQVTNGLLLPILAIYLLWIVNDKELMGNHVNSKLINVIGVVVIITTILLGARSILSAFGII, from the coding sequence ATGTTTAAAAAGTTAAAACAACTAGGGCCAGGAATGATTGTAGCTGCAGCCTTTATAGGTCCTGGCACAGTAACTACTGCTAGTTTAGCAGGTGCTGGTTATGGCTATACACTCCTATGGGCCATGTTATTTTCCATTTTTGCTACGATAATCTTACAAGAAATGACGGCTCGCTTAGGTACACAAGCCAAAATGGGTTTGGGTGAGGCTATTAGAAAAAAGTCAGTCAATAAAGTTTTTCGATACCTCAGTTTCGCATTAGTCATTAGTGCCATAGTGGTGGGGAACGCAGCTTATGAATCCGGGAACTTAGCAGGCGCAATAATGGGCTTCGGTAAAGTACCAGAGTTTTTAGGGATAAACTCTTTATTGTTACTGATAGGTATAACAGCATTCATCTTGTTGCTTATAGGTAAATATAAATACATTGAAAGATTCTTGGTGGTATTGGTAAGCATTATGGGAATAGTTTTCATTTGTGCAGCCATTTTATTAGAACCTTCAATCTCAGCAATTATTAAAGGGTTATTTGTACCCCTTATCCCAGAAAATGCTACTTTAATGGTGGTAGGATTAGTGGGAACAACCGTAGTGCCCTATAACTTATTTTTACATGCTTCAGCTAGTAAAACTAAGTTTAAAGATACTGACAGTCTGAATATGTCGCGATTGGATACTGTTATATCTGTAACTTTAGGAGGGATTATTACCATGGCCATTATGATTACCGCGGCCATTGCTTTTGAAGGGAATCAAAATGAATTTAAAGGCATTAATTCTTTGGGGACACAACTACAGCCCATTTTAGGTGATTGGTCTATAAGTTTTATTGCATTTGGTTTCTTAGCCGCTGGCTTTTCATCGAGTATAACTGCACCCTTAGCTGCAGCCTATGCTACATCAGAAATTCTGGATTGGAAAGGCGGATTACAGAATATTAAATTTAAGCTTACTTGGGCATTAGTTCTTCTCTCTGGAATTATAGTAGCCTCTTGGGGATTTGAAACTACCGCCTTAATATTATTTGCTCAGGTCACCAATGGATTATTGCTACCAATATTAGCTATTTATTTATTGTGGATCGTAAATGATAAGGAATTAATGGGAAATCATGTAAATTCTAAACTCATTAACGTAATAGGCGTTGTGGTAATCATAACAACTATTTTATTAGGAGCAAGAAGCATATTAAGTGCTTTCGGAATTATTTAA
- a CDS encoding polysaccharide deacetylase family protein: MNSIFTISLDFELHWGGFEKWPLNEAKKQYFLNTRKLIPQLLDLFEQHEVHVSWATVGLLMHESKDQLKQNFPELKPSYDQKHLSAYHFLESVGIGENEQEDPYHYADSLIKDIISRRGQELASHSFAHYYCNEKGQTLAQFDADCKAITKASEKYEQKLRSLVFPRNQFNTAYLKVCYENGIDIIRSNPVDWWWDISDGALNESKWKRLNRGLDAYFNIGGKTSYSIDAIQQKEGVYLLPASRLLRPYNPKELFLNKKKINRIKKEMTIAAQKAEFYHLWWHPHNFGNHSEENLDGLREILTHFSFLQKEYGMKSLNMGEIAEKLEDGSILQPKADLNHKGTKTQRN, from the coding sequence TTGAATTCAATTTTCACCATATCACTTGATTTTGAGCTCCACTGGGGTGGCTTTGAAAAATGGCCTTTGAATGAAGCCAAAAAGCAATACTTTCTCAACACCCGAAAGCTAATTCCGCAGTTGTTGGATTTATTTGAGCAGCATGAAGTGCATGTGAGCTGGGCTACTGTAGGTTTGTTGATGCATGAAAGTAAGGATCAATTAAAACAGAATTTTCCTGAACTTAAACCAAGTTATGATCAGAAGCATTTATCAGCTTATCATTTTCTTGAATCTGTTGGTATTGGTGAGAACGAACAAGAAGATCCTTACCATTATGCAGATTCACTAATTAAAGATATTATCAGTCGAAGAGGACAGGAATTGGCTTCGCATAGCTTTGCCCACTATTATTGTAATGAGAAAGGTCAAACTTTAGCGCAATTTGATGCAGACTGTAAAGCGATTACAAAGGCTTCTGAAAAATACGAGCAAAAGTTAAGATCCCTAGTTTTTCCACGTAATCAGTTTAATACAGCATATTTAAAAGTCTGCTATGAAAATGGGATAGATATTATACGCTCTAATCCAGTGGATTGGTGGTGGGATATTTCCGATGGAGCATTAAATGAAAGCAAATGGAAGCGTTTAAACCGTGGCTTAGATGCTTATTTTAATATTGGTGGTAAAACTTCTTACAGCATAGATGCCATTCAGCAAAAAGAAGGCGTGTATTTATTACCGGCTAGTCGATTATTAAGACCTTATAATCCTAAGGAGCTATTCTTAAATAAGAAAAAGATCAATCGTATAAAGAAAGAAATGACGATTGCAGCTCAAAAGGCTGAATTTTATCACTTATGGTGGCATCCTCATAATTTCGGCAATCATTCAGAAGAGAATCTGGATGGATTGAGAGAGATATTGACTCATTTCAGCTTTTTGCAGAAGGAGTACGGTATGAAGAGTTTGAATATGGGGGAGATAGCGGAGAAGTTGGAAGATGGAAGTATATTACAGCCCAAGGCTGATTTGAACCACAAAGGCACAAAGACACAAAGGAATTAG
- the pxpB gene encoding 5-oxoprolinase subunit PxpB encodes MMDIIEYGDSALLINFEQKIDLEINKLVNAYFKAINKLDYILYQIPAYCSLTVRYDKSKTSYHDLKSKIEEIEIDQLNLNEKSNLIEIPVCYDLSFGVDLESLSNELGLSINELVKLHTSQEYYVFMMGFLPGFPYLGKLPEKLKCKRKDTPRKRVDKGSVAIAGSQTGIYPINAPGGWQIIGRTPIEIFDASKEEGILLNMGDKVKFKSIGQEEYKELVQHGS; translated from the coding sequence ATGATGGATATTATAGAATATGGTGATAGCGCTCTTCTTATAAATTTTGAGCAAAAAATTGACTTAGAGATTAATAAGCTAGTCAATGCTTATTTTAAAGCAATCAATAAGCTAGATTATATTTTATATCAAATCCCAGCATATTGTTCTTTAACCGTAAGATATGATAAGTCAAAAACCTCTTATCATGATTTAAAAAGTAAAATTGAAGAGATTGAAATTGATCAACTTAATCTCAATGAGAAATCTAATCTGATTGAAATCCCGGTTTGTTATGATTTGAGCTTTGGAGTAGATTTAGAAAGCTTATCAAATGAATTAGGCTTAAGTATAAATGAATTAGTCAAATTACATACTAGCCAAGAATATTATGTCTTTATGATGGGATTTCTTCCTGGCTTCCCCTATTTGGGAAAGCTTCCTGAAAAGCTTAAATGCAAAAGGAAGGATACGCCACGAAAAAGAGTGGATAAGGGAAGTGTTGCAATTGCTGGTAGTCAAACTGGAATTTATCCCATTAATGCACCAGGAGGCTGGCAAATTATTGGAAGAACTCCTATCGAAATATTTGATGCTTCAAAAGAGGAAGGCATACTATTAAATATGGGGGATAAAGTTAAGTTCAAATCGATTGGTCAAGAAGAATATAAAGAATTAGTACAGCATGGATCCTAA
- a CDS encoding LamB/YcsF family protein: MNSIDINCDLGESYGQFKKGNDDAVFPYISSCNIACGFHGGDPYHMEKTIESAIKHKVQIGAHPSYPDLAGFGRRKIDIPAEELKSQIKYQIAALKGMAESKGAKMNYVKAHGALYNEIAHNSKEAEVFLQAVKEIDPRLAIMGLAGSPFQEQAQKAGFKFIREGFLDRRYLKNGKLMSRKEKGSVLESVDESLMQLKLITEEHVVKTSSGRNIPLEIDSLCIHGDNPLAEEILKTIISNSNIEIKAFSI, from the coding sequence ATGAATTCTATTGATATAAATTGTGATCTAGGAGAAAGCTACGGCCAATTCAAAAAAGGTAATGATGATGCCGTTTTTCCCTACATAAGCTCTTGTAATATAGCCTGTGGTTTTCATGGTGGAGATCCATATCATATGGAAAAGACTATTGAAAGTGCTATAAAACATAAGGTGCAAATTGGTGCTCACCCCTCCTATCCTGATTTAGCAGGTTTTGGTAGAAGAAAAATTGATATTCCTGCTGAGGAACTCAAATCACAAATAAAGTATCAAATAGCTGCACTTAAAGGCATGGCTGAAAGTAAGGGAGCTAAAATGAATTACGTAAAGGCACATGGGGCTTTATATAATGAAATAGCACATAATTCGAAAGAAGCAGAAGTCTTTTTACAGGCAGTGAAAGAAATTGACCCAAGACTAGCTATTATGGGATTAGCAGGAAGTCCATTTCAAGAGCAAGCACAAAAAGCTGGATTTAAATTTATAAGAGAAGGCTTTTTAGACAGAAGGTATCTCAAGAATGGTAAATTGATGAGTAGAAAAGAAAAAGGATCTGTTTTGGAGTCAGTAGATGAAAGCTTAATGCAGCTTAAATTAATAACTGAAGAGCATGTAGTTAAAACTTCTTCAGGCAGAAACATTCCACTAGAAATTGATAGCTTATGCATACATGGAGACAATCCACTTGCTGAGGAAATACTAAAAACCATAATCTCGAACTCAAATATTGAGATTAAAGCTTTTTCAATATGA